The following proteins come from a genomic window of Macaca fascicularis isolate 582-1 chromosome 8, T2T-MFA8v1.1:
- the FOXH1 gene encoding forkhead box protein H1, whose translation MGPCSGSRLGPPEAESPSQPPKRRKKRYLRHDKPPYTYLAMIALVIQAAPSRRLKLAQIIRQVQAVFPFFREDYEGWKDSIRHNLSSNRCFRKVPKDPAKPQAKGNFWAVDVSLIPAEALRLQNTALCRRWQKGGARGAFAKDLGPYVLHGRPYRPPSPPPPPSEGFSIKSLLGGSGEGAPWPGLAPQSSPVPAGTGNSGEEAVPTPPLPSSERSLWSLCPLPGPTRVEGETLQGGDIRPSTLSPEPRAWPLHLLQGTSVPGGLSSGGHRASLWGQLPTSYLPIYTPNVVMPLAPPPTSCPQCPPSNSPAYWGMAPETRGPPGLLWDLDALFQGVPPNKSIYDVWVSHPRDLAAPGPGWLLSWCSL comes from the exons ATGGGGCCCTGCAGCGGCTCCCGCCTGGGGCCCCCAGAGGCAGAGTCGCCCTCCCAGCCCcccaagaggaggaagaagaggtacCTGCGACATGACAAGCCCCCCTACACCTACTTGGCCATGATCGCCTTGGTGATTCAGGCCGCACCCTCCCGCAGACTGAAGCTGGCCCAG ATCATCCGTCAGGTCCAGGCCGTGTTCCCCTTCTTCAGGGAAGACTACGAGGGCTGGAAAGACTCCATTCGCCACAACCTTTCCTCCAACCGATGCTTCCGCAAG GTGCCCAAGGACCCTGCAAAGCCCCAGGCCAAGGGCAACTTCTGGGCGGTCGACGTGAGCCTGATCCCAGCAGAGGCGCTAAGGCTGCAGAACACGGCCCTGTGCCGGCGCTGGCAGAAGGGAGGTGCGCGCGGAGCCTTCGCCAAGGACCTGGGCCCCTACGTGCTGCACGGCCGGCCGTACCGGCCGCCCAGTCCCCCGCCGCCACCCAGTGAGGGCTTCAGCATCAAGTCCCTGTTAGGGGGGTCTGGGGAGGGAGCACCCTGGCCGGGGCTAGCTCCACAGAGCAGCCCAGTTCCTGCAGGCACAGGGAACAGTGGGGAGGAGGCagtgcccaccccacccctgccctcttCTGAGAGGTCTCTGTGGTCCCTCTGCCCTCTTCCTGGCCCCACGAGAGTGGAGGGGGAGACTTTGCAGGGGGGAGACATCAGGCCCTCGACCCTCTCCCCAGAGCCTAGGGCCTGGCCTCTCCACTTACTGCAGGGCACCTCAGTTCCTGGGGGGCTGTCCAGCGGGGGacacagggcctccctctggGGGCAGCTGCCCACTTCCTACTTGCCTATCTACACTCCCAATGTGGTAATGcccttggcaccaccacccaccTCCTGTCCCCAATGCCCACCATCAAACAGCCCTGCCTACTGGGGGATGGCCCCTGAAACCCGAGGGCCCCCAGGGCTGCTCTGGGATCTAGATGCTCTCTTCCAGGGGGTGCCACCCAACAAAAGTATCTACGATGTTTGGGTCAGCCACCCTCGGGACCTGGCGGCCCCTGGCCCAGGCTGGCTGCTCTCCTGGTGCAGCCTGTGA